In one window of Agromyces badenianii DNA:
- a CDS encoding GNAT family N-acetyltransferase: MSVFMRRANVGDLDRIMVLERETFEADAWSIDAMRRELESPHGYYLIAVDDELEARRDARAESGTDDHHDPAADPDLDQDGDADPAAGLLGYAGLLAPAGGGQGDIQTIAVAPSTRGIGLGRGLMHALITEARRRHVAELFLEVRADNPIARALYDSLGFEEIGVRRGYYRHGVDAVHMRLTVPPAITRPAGDETDGSGGRSGRGAGDAKAGR; this comes from the coding sequence ATGAGCGTGTTCATGCGGCGTGCGAACGTCGGCGATCTCGACCGCATCATGGTGCTCGAGCGCGAGACCTTCGAGGCCGATGCCTGGTCGATCGATGCCATGCGCCGAGAGCTCGAGAGCCCTCACGGCTACTACCTCATCGCCGTCGACGACGAGCTCGAGGCCCGGCGAGACGCCCGCGCGGAGAGCGGCACCGACGACCACCATGACCCCGCTGCCGACCCCGACCTCGACCAAGACGGCGACGCCGACCCGGCCGCCGGCCTGCTCGGCTACGCCGGTCTCCTGGCGCCCGCCGGCGGCGGTCAGGGCGACATCCAGACGATCGCGGTGGCTCCCTCGACGCGCGGCATCGGCCTCGGCCGCGGACTCATGCACGCGCTCATCACCGAGGCCCGCAGACGCCACGTCGCCGAGCTCTTCCTCGAGGTGCGCGCAGACAACCCCATCGCGCGGGCGCTCTACGACTCGCTCGGCTTCGAGGAGATCGGGGTCCGACGCGGCTACTACCGGCACGGCGTCGACGCGGTGCACATGCGCCTGACCGTGCCACCGGCGATCACCCGACCGGCCGGCGACGAGACCGACGGCAGCGGCGGGCGATCGGGGCGCGGCGCCGGCGACGCGAAGGCGGGTCGATGA
- the tsaD gene encoding tRNA (adenosine(37)-N6)-threonylcarbamoyltransferase complex transferase subunit TsaD produces MNRDTPLILGIETSCDETGIGIVRGTTLLANTIASSMEEHARYGGVVPEVAARAHLEALGPTIRAALDEASVTLAEVDAIAVTSGPGLAGALMVGVGAAKALALALDVPIYAVNHLVGHVGADLLDTAAPLETPTVALLVSGGHTSLLLVRDLVSDVELLGETIDDAAGEAFDKVARLLGLPYPGGPEIDRAAIGGDPRAIRFPRGLTQPKDLAAHRYDFSFSGLKTAVARWVEQREAAGEPVPLADVAASFREAVADVLVTKAVAACTELGVPRLLLGGGVVANARLRELATERADAAGIALRIPPLSLCTDNGAMIAALGAQLVMAGHPPSTLDFGADSTLPATEIQVAARMP; encoded by the coding sequence ATGAACCGCGACACCCCCCTCATCCTCGGCATCGAGACCTCCTGCGACGAGACCGGCATCGGCATCGTGCGCGGCACGACGCTGCTCGCCAACACGATCGCCTCGTCCATGGAGGAGCACGCGCGCTACGGCGGGGTCGTGCCGGAGGTCGCCGCGCGTGCGCACCTCGAGGCACTCGGCCCCACGATCCGGGCAGCGCTCGACGAGGCATCCGTCACCCTCGCCGAGGTCGACGCGATCGCCGTGACGAGTGGTCCCGGACTGGCCGGCGCACTCATGGTCGGCGTCGGCGCGGCCAAGGCGCTCGCGCTCGCGCTCGACGTGCCGATCTACGCCGTCAACCACCTCGTCGGCCACGTCGGCGCCGACCTGCTCGACACCGCGGCGCCGCTCGAGACCCCCACCGTCGCGCTGCTCGTCTCGGGCGGCCACACCTCGCTCCTGCTCGTGCGCGACCTCGTCTCCGACGTCGAACTGCTCGGCGAGACGATCGACGACGCGGCGGGGGAGGCGTTCGACAAGGTGGCGCGACTCCTCGGCCTGCCGTACCCCGGAGGCCCCGAGATCGACCGCGCGGCGATCGGCGGCGACCCCCGGGCGATCCGGTTCCCGCGCGGGCTCACCCAGCCGAAAGATCTCGCCGCGCACCGCTACGACTTCAGCTTCTCGGGGCTGAAGACCGCCGTCGCCCGTTGGGTCGAGCAGAGGGAGGCGGCGGGGGAGCCCGTGCCGCTCGCAGACGTCGCGGCGAGCTTCCGCGAGGCCGTCGCCGACGTGCTCGTGACGAAGGCCGTCGCCGCCTGCACCGAGCTCGGCGTGCCGCGACTGCTGCTCGGCGGAGGCGTGGTCGCCAACGCCCGCCTGCGTGAGCTCGCGACCGAGCGAGCGGATGCCGCCGGCATCGCACTGCGCATTCCGCCGCTGTCGCTCTGCACCGACAACGGCGCGATGATCGCGGCGCTCGGTGCGCAACTCGTCATGGCGGGCCATCCGCCGTCGACGCTCGACTTCGGGGCGGACTCGACGCTGCCGGCGACCGAGATCCAGGTCGCGGCGCGAATGCCGTGA
- the tsaE gene encoding tRNA (adenosine(37)-N6)-threonylcarbamoyltransferase complex ATPase subunit type 1 TsaE: MMRFEAPDTAAMEAFGRELGAMLRAGDVVVLTGPLGAGKTTLTRGIGAGLGVRGPVQSPTFVLARTHPSLIGGAPLVHVDAYRLGSAALLDDLDLDFDRSVVVVEWGAGLVDDVTDSWLEIVIDRPTGARATDAATDAATDAATDAEHVVAPDADTDADAADADAALDADEPRVVTATGFGPRWAATPFAAPA, translated from the coding sequence ATGATGCGGTTCGAGGCGCCCGACACGGCGGCCATGGAGGCGTTCGGCCGTGAGCTCGGGGCGATGCTCCGCGCCGGCGACGTCGTGGTGCTCACCGGGCCGCTCGGGGCCGGAAAGACCACCCTGACGCGGGGCATCGGCGCCGGTCTCGGTGTGCGCGGGCCGGTGCAGAGCCCGACCTTCGTGCTCGCGCGCACCCATCCGAGCCTCATCGGCGGCGCTCCGCTCGTGCACGTCGACGCCTATCGGCTCGGCAGTGCGGCCCTGCTCGACGACCTCGACCTCGATTTCGACCGCTCGGTCGTCGTCGTCGAATGGGGCGCGGGGCTCGTCGACGACGTCACGGACTCCTGGCTCGAGATCGTGATCGACCGGCCGACGGGTGCGCGCGCGACGGATGCCGCGACGGATGCCGCAACGGATGCCGCAACTGACGCCGAGCACGTCGTCGCGCCCGATGCCGACACCGATGCCGATGCCGCCGACGCTGACGCGGCTCTCGACGCCGACGAGCCCCGCGTCGTCACCGCGACGGGATTCGGCCCCCGCTGGGCGGCCACCCCGTTCGCCGCGCCCGCGTAG
- the tsaB gene encoding tRNA (adenosine(37)-N6)-threonylcarbamoyltransferase complex dimerization subunit type 1 TsaB, with protein sequence MLLAIDTSTGTSVAVVDRDRASGELRCLAETGTDDTMRHAEVIGGFIRGALAGAGIGPHELSGVAAGMGPGPFTGLRVGIAAAHAFALGIARPFVPVVSHDAIALTRYLAGDEGLVQVVTDARRREFAVSEYEGLDADGLPVRVDGPGLVPRDEVPPARGIRFDASIVSAGAVGMLAELAFAAGRLPLAADRPIYLRAPDVTPSAGKKVLR encoded by the coding sequence ATGCTTCTCGCGATCGACACCTCGACTGGCACGAGCGTCGCCGTGGTCGATCGAGACCGTGCCAGCGGCGAACTGCGCTGCCTCGCCGAGACGGGCACCGACGACACCATGCGGCACGCCGAGGTGATCGGCGGGTTCATCCGAGGCGCGCTCGCGGGCGCGGGCATCGGGCCGCACGAGCTGTCGGGAGTCGCGGCGGGAATGGGGCCGGGGCCCTTCACCGGGCTGCGGGTCGGCATCGCGGCCGCTCACGCCTTCGCGCTCGGCATCGCTCGCCCCTTCGTGCCGGTCGTCAGCCACGATGCGATCGCCTTGACTCGGTATCTCGCGGGCGACGAGGGTCTCGTGCAGGTCGTCACCGACGCGCGGCGCCGGGAGTTCGCCGTCTCGGAATACGAGGGCCTCGACGCCGACGGCCTGCCGGTGCGCGTCGATGGCCCGGGGCTCGTGCCGCGTGACGAGGTGCCGCCGGCCCGAGGCATCCGCTTCGACGCGTCGATCGTCTCGGCGGGCGCGGTCGGCATGCTCGCCGAACTCGCCTTCGCCGCCGGTCGGCTGCCGCTCGCAGCCGACCGTCCGATCTACCTTCGGGCACCCGATGTGACCCCCTCGGCCGGCAAGAAGGTGCTTCGATGA